In Dromiciops gliroides isolate mDroGli1 chromosome 5, mDroGli1.pri, whole genome shotgun sequence, the following are encoded in one genomic region:
- the BAMBI gene encoding BMP and activin membrane-bound inhibitor homolog, with product MDRHSSYIFIWLQIELCAMAILLTKGEIRCYCDAAHCVATGYMCKSELNACFSRLLDPQNTNSPLTHGCLDSIASTADICQAKQAQNHSGTAVPTLECCHEDMCNYRGLHDVLSAPKGETSGQGSRYQHDGSRNLITKVQELTSSKELWFRAAVIAVPIAGGLILVLLIMLALRMLRSENKRLQDQRQQMISRLHYSFHGHHSKKGQVAKLDLECMVPVSGHENCCMTCDKMRQTDLSNEKILSLVHWGMYSGHGKLEFV from the exons CAGTTACATCTTCATCTGGCTGCAAATCGAGCTGTGTGCCATGGCCATCCTGCTCACCAAAG gtGAAATCCGATGCTACTGTGATGCAGCCCACTGTGTCGCAACTGGCTATATGTGTAAATCGGAGCTGAATGCCTGCTTCTCGAGACTTCTTGACCCTCAGAACACGAATTCCCCACTTACTCATGGCTGCCTGGACTCTATTGCAAGCACAGCAGACATCTGCCAAGCCAAACAGGCACAAAACCACTCCGGCACCGCTGTGCCCACATTGGAATGTTGTCATGAAGATATGTGCAATTATAGGGGACTGCATGATGTTCTTTCGGCTCCCAAGGGTGAGACCTCAG GACAAGGAAGCCGATATCAGCATGATGGCAGCCGAAATCTCATCACTAAGGTCCAGGAGCTGACCTCTTCCAAGGAATTATGGTTCAGAGCAGCTGTCATTGCCGTGCCCATAGCTGGTGGGTTGATCTTAGTGTTGCTTATCATGTTAGCTCTGAGGATGCTCCGCAGTGAAAACAAGAGACTTCAGGACCAGCGGCAGCAGATGATTTCCCGTTTGCACTATAGTTTTCATGGACACCATTCCAAAAAGGGACAGGTGGCAAAATTAGACTTAGAATGCATGGTGCCAGTCAGCGGGCATGAGAACTGCTGTATGACCTGtgataaaatgagacaaacagacCTCAGCAATGAGAAAATTCTCTCCCTGGTTCATTGGGGAATGTACAGTGGGCATGGGAAGCTGGAATTTGTATGA